In Flavobacterium gelatinilyticum, a genomic segment contains:
- a CDS encoding DUF6526 family protein encodes MKIQTYYNHIRFYTAHHFVFYPIAVLFLGASLYFSCKTNEPLIWSFISGAFFLILFLAYMLRQHYALILQNRIVRLELRYRYFTLTGKRLEEFEYKLTDDQIFALRFAPDDELLPLLDDALKNNLTGDAIKKAIVHWRADYNRV; translated from the coding sequence ATGAAAATTCAAACCTACTACAATCATATCAGGTTTTATACCGCACATCACTTTGTGTTTTATCCCATCGCAGTACTTTTTTTAGGAGCTTCTCTTTATTTTAGCTGTAAAACAAACGAGCCTCTTATCTGGTCTTTTATAAGCGGGGCATTCTTTCTTATACTTTTTCTGGCTTATATGCTCCGGCAGCACTACGCTTTAATACTGCAAAACCGCATTGTACGACTGGAACTCCGTTACCGTTATTTTACCCTGACAGGAAAAAGACTCGAAGAATTTGAATACAAACTTACAGATGATCAGATTTTTGCACTGCGTTTTGCACCGGACGACGAATTACTCCCTCTTCTGGACGATGCTTTAAAAAACAATTTAACCGGCGATGCCATCAAAAAAGCAATCGTACACTGGAGAGCAGACTATAATAGGGTTTAG
- a CDS encoding glycoside hydrolase family 97 protein, giving the protein MRNIGYRYCLLALASILLFACGTKKTYKISSPGKVTELIFELTPSGQPQYSFFTNGKSVIEPSLMGFEFQEIQKMTEGFEVVSTQEKEADETWEQPWGEFKKVRDHHNELIVHLKESKGQERLVDIIFRVFDDGVGFRYEFPKQPNLGKVKISNEITQFTFKSNNDVWWIPVHRENSYYESEYRKTPISKTDTINTPATFETKEKLFVAIHEANLTDFASMTLLKTSSKQYKSDLVPWADGVKVYAETPFKTPWRTVVVGKNPGEVATSTIMLNLNEPSKIEDLSWITPSKYIGIWWGMHLDKFTWGQGPKHGATTKNTKEYIDFAAKNNFDGVLVEGWNEGWDGDWTADGSSFSFVKAYPDFNLEEITKYAAMKNVRLIGHHETAGASKHYESQLEEAFKLYQKMGVNSVKTGYVNKYLDKKEWHDSQYGARHYRKVIETAAKYHIMIDNHEPMKGTGLQRTYPNLMTQEGGRGQEYNAWSADGGNTPQHLTTLPFTRMLSGPFDYTPGNFNFDYKTISGARVQTTLANQLALYVIIFSPLQMASDLPENYVGKPEFQFIKDVPCTWSDTKVLDSKIGEYTTIVRKDWDEKNWYLGSITNKDARDLKVELSFLDKNKEYEAEIYADGTGANYKTNPYPVTISKQKVNNKTVLNIKLAAGGGTAIKFTPIENK; this is encoded by the coding sequence ATGAGAAACATAGGATATAGATACTGTTTACTGGCTTTGGCTTCGATCCTGCTTTTTGCCTGCGGTACTAAAAAAACATACAAGATCAGTTCGCCTGGAAAAGTAACCGAATTAATTTTTGAATTAACGCCCTCAGGCCAGCCTCAGTACAGCTTTTTTACAAACGGAAAATCGGTTATAGAACCTTCTTTAATGGGATTTGAGTTTCAGGAAATTCAAAAAATGACTGAAGGTTTTGAAGTGGTTTCTACCCAAGAAAAAGAAGCCGATGAAACCTGGGAACAGCCTTGGGGAGAATTTAAAAAAGTTCGTGATCATCACAACGAATTGATTGTTCATTTAAAAGAATCAAAAGGACAAGAGCGTCTGGTAGATATTATTTTCAGGGTTTTTGACGATGGAGTAGGATTTCGATATGAATTTCCAAAACAGCCTAATTTAGGCAAAGTAAAAATTTCGAATGAAATTACACAATTTACTTTCAAATCAAATAATGATGTATGGTGGATTCCAGTGCACCGTGAAAATAGTTATTACGAAAGTGAATACCGTAAAACGCCAATCAGTAAAACAGATACAATTAATACACCGGCAACTTTTGAAACAAAAGAAAAATTATTTGTTGCCATTCACGAAGCCAATTTAACCGATTTTGCTTCGATGACACTTTTAAAAACAAGCAGTAAACAATACAAAAGCGATCTGGTACCTTGGGCCGATGGTGTAAAAGTATATGCAGAAACGCCGTTTAAAACGCCATGGAGAACGGTTGTAGTAGGTAAGAATCCGGGAGAGGTTGCCACTTCCACGATCATGCTCAATTTAAACGAACCTTCAAAAATTGAAGATCTTTCCTGGATTACACCTTCAAAATACATTGGAATCTGGTGGGGAATGCATTTGGATAAATTCACATGGGGGCAAGGACCAAAACACGGCGCAACAACCAAAAACACAAAAGAATACATTGATTTTGCTGCAAAAAACAATTTCGACGGCGTTCTGGTGGAAGGCTGGAACGAAGGCTGGGACGGCGACTGGACAGCCGATGGTTCTTCATTCAGCTTCGTAAAAGCGTATCCTGATTTTAATTTAGAAGAAATCACCAAATATGCCGCGATGAAAAATGTCCGCCTAATTGGACATCATGAAACCGCGGGAGCTTCAAAACATTATGAAAGCCAGTTAGAAGAGGCTTTCAAACTGTACCAGAAGATGGGCGTTAATTCGGTTAAAACAGGCTATGTAAACAAATATCTGGATAAAAAAGAATGGCACGATAGCCAGTACGGAGCACGTCATTACCGAAAAGTAATCGAAACTGCAGCTAAATACCATATTATGATTGACAACCATGAGCCAATGAAAGGAACGGGTTTACAGCGCACCTATCCGAACCTGATGACGCAGGAAGGCGGACGCGGACAGGAATACAACGCATGGTCTGCAGACGGAGGAAACACACCGCAGCATTTAACTACTTTACCGTTTACCAGAATGCTTTCGGGACCTTTTGACTACACACCAGGGAATTTCAATTTTGATTACAAAACAATATCAGGAGCAAGAGTACAAACTACACTTGCGAATCAATTAGCATTATACGTAATTATTTTCAGTCCGCTGCAAATGGCTTCAGATTTGCCTGAGAATTATGTTGGTAAACCAGAGTTTCAGTTCATAAAAGATGTGCCTTGCACTTGGTCAGATACAAAAGTTTTAGATTCTAAAATTGGAGAATACACCACAATTGTCCGTAAAGACTGGGATGAGAAAAACTGGTATCTGGGTTCTATTACCAACAAGGATGCAAGAGATTTAAAAGTAGAATTGTCATTCTTAGATAAAAACAAAGAATATGAAGCCGAAATTTACGCAGATGGAACAGGGGCGAATTACAAAACAAACCCATATCCGGTTACGATTTCAAAACAAAAAGTAAACAACAAAACAGTATTAAATATCAAATTAGCAGCCGGAGGAGGAACGGCTATAAAATTCACCCCAATAGAAAATAAGTAG
- a CDS encoding DNA-deoxyinosine glycosylase codes for MKSFSFPPISSNDSKLLILGTMPGTKSLELNQYYGHSQNNFWKFMFHIFNEDFSADYETRKNLLLKNNISLWDVLQYCDRVGSLDSNIKNEMANDFETFLKNHPNIKTILFNGQKAAAFFKKYVHLQKSYTLITLPSTSPANASKTYQSKLDEWKIINSL; via the coding sequence ATGAAAAGCTTCTCCTTTCCTCCTATCAGTTCAAACGACTCCAAGTTGTTGATTTTAGGTACAATGCCCGGAACTAAATCTTTAGAATTAAATCAGTATTACGGACACAGTCAGAACAACTTCTGGAAATTTATGTTTCATATCTTCAACGAAGATTTCTCTGCTGATTATGAAACGAGAAAAAATCTTCTGCTAAAAAACAATATCTCTTTGTGGGATGTTCTGCAATACTGTGACCGGGTAGGAAGTCTGGACAGTAATATAAAAAATGAAATGGCAAATGATTTTGAAACCTTTCTTAAAAACCATCCAAATATAAAGACCATATTGTTTAACGGACAAAAAGCAGCAGCTTTCTTCAAAAAGTATGTGCATCTTCAAAAATCCTATACCTTAATAACCCTGCCGTCTACCAGTCCGGCGAATGCTTCTAAAACGTATCAGTCTAAATTAGACGAGTGGAAAATCATTAATTCCTTATAA
- a CDS encoding glycoside hydrolase family 71/99-like protein — protein sequence MKRYITLLFFGILNILAVTGCSSDDKGSDEPVKPEAVQPAAVEKTNSTKIYVHYMPWFETNESSADKKWGYHWTMANKNPNTIGANNRREIAAYYYPLIGPYHSGDKNVIENHLLLMKYSGIDGVLIDWYGTYDVNDYRMVKENTEQLIAMLDKVGLEYAIVYEDRVTTNVVNAGKAISVTSAAKTDLAYLEKNCFGDANYIKINGKPLLLNFGPIVLQTPAEWTNVFNTLTAKPAFLTLWDQSIEAGANASGEYAWVYKDNSFLTNFYTNTKPKLSVAMGSAYPGFKDFYAEGGGGAAIGWTIDHNNGATLDETLLMAKNANVDYLQLITWNDFGEGTMIEPTVEFGYSFIEKIKTFAGVKNTETVFPEISKMYNLRVEKRGNNDIQRKLDQAFNYFVSMQPAKAKQLINEIK from the coding sequence ATGAAAAGATACATCACATTATTGTTTTTTGGGATACTGAACATTTTAGCCGTTACCGGATGCAGCAGTGACGACAAAGGTTCTGACGAGCCTGTAAAACCCGAAGCGGTGCAGCCTGCCGCGGTTGAAAAAACAAACAGCACCAAAATTTACGTTCATTATATGCCATGGTTTGAAACCAATGAAAGTTCGGCCGATAAAAAATGGGGATACCACTGGACAATGGCAAACAAAAATCCAAATACTATAGGCGCAAATAACCGAAGAGAAATTGCGGCCTATTACTATCCGCTCATCGGACCGTATCATTCAGGAGATAAAAATGTGATTGAAAATCATTTATTATTGATGAAATATTCCGGAATCGACGGTGTGTTAATAGACTGGTACGGAACCTACGATGTCAACGATTACCGAATGGTAAAAGAAAATACAGAACAGCTTATTGCTATGCTCGACAAAGTGGGCTTAGAATATGCGATTGTGTACGAAGACCGCGTAACGACCAATGTGGTAAATGCCGGAAAAGCAATTTCTGTAACCAGCGCCGCCAAAACAGATTTAGCTTATTTAGAGAAAAATTGTTTCGGCGATGCCAATTACATTAAAATAAACGGAAAACCACTATTGCTGAATTTTGGACCAATTGTATTGCAGACACCTGCCGAATGGACAAATGTTTTTAATACCCTGACTGCTAAACCTGCTTTCCTGACACTTTGGGATCAGTCTATAGAAGCCGGTGCCAATGCATCCGGAGAATATGCGTGGGTGTATAAAGACAATAGTTTCCTGACTAATTTTTATACCAATACAAAACCAAAACTTTCTGTTGCCATGGGAAGTGCCTATCCGGGGTTTAAAGATTTTTATGCCGAAGGCGGAGGCGGTGCGGCAATAGGATGGACAATTGACCATAACAACGGCGCAACGCTCGATGAAACCCTTTTGATGGCTAAAAATGCCAATGTTGATTATCTGCAGTTAATTACCTGGAATGACTTTGGAGAAGGAACTATGATTGAACCAACGGTAGAATTTGGCTACTCGTTCATCGAAAAAATAAAAACATTTGCAGGAGTAAAAAATACCGAAACTGTTTTTCCTGAAATCAGTAAAATGTACAATCTGCGTGTCGAAAAAAGAGGAAATAACGATATTCAGAGAAAACTGGATCAGGCCTTTAATTATTTTGTTTCAATGCAGCCCGCAAAAGCAAAACAGTTAATAAACGAAATTAAATAA
- a CDS encoding helix-turn-helix domain-containing protein, with product MKILTIHTEKIQNLFNELNSNFGGNVTCDTDEYTLEVNNNFAKGSIIGSSFSDDISYVQFDMTFSADVRLDVINGKSSSSPIYFAYCSKGNLSHSFGSDGEARKLKTFQTAILTSKANENNVLFFEKDKKTRFTLIIVGNQITQGQTNSLSQMVRETFLQENIEEEFFYAGSYNLKIGEKIEQLNAVTQSGIVRNLLKEGILRIILAMEIQQHSDDLKTFSKETNCLTLKEMEEIKELSESIKANPEEPFTIKSLSKKSGLSPNKLQEGFKMIHDRTVNDYITHMRVLKAEILIRTSDLNISEIVYCIGFTSRSYFSKIFKQKFNCSPKEYKFNLNPMAITA from the coding sequence ATGAAAATACTTACTATACATACAGAGAAAATTCAAAATCTATTTAACGAATTAAACAGCAATTTTGGAGGAAATGTAACCTGCGATACAGACGAATATACACTTGAAGTAAATAATAATTTTGCAAAAGGTTCTATCATTGGATCTTCTTTTAGCGATGATATTTCGTATGTACAATTTGATATGACATTTTCGGCAGATGTAAGACTGGATGTTATAAACGGAAAATCATCTTCATCTCCAATTTATTTTGCTTATTGTTCAAAAGGAAATTTATCGCATAGTTTTGGTTCTGATGGAGAAGCCAGAAAGCTTAAAACATTTCAGACCGCGATTTTAACTTCAAAAGCAAATGAGAATAATGTTTTGTTTTTTGAAAAAGATAAAAAAACAAGATTTACTTTAATTATAGTTGGCAATCAGATTACTCAGGGACAAACCAATTCTTTAAGCCAGATGGTTCGTGAAACCTTTTTACAGGAAAATATTGAAGAAGAATTCTTTTACGCCGGTTCATACAATTTAAAAATTGGTGAAAAAATTGAACAGCTGAATGCTGTTACGCAAAGCGGAATTGTTAGAAATCTTTTAAAAGAAGGAATTTTGAGAATAATCCTGGCAATGGAAATCCAGCAGCATTCTGATGATCTGAAAACATTCTCAAAAGAAACAAACTGCCTGACTTTAAAAGAAATGGAAGAAATAAAAGAACTTTCAGAATCTATTAAAGCAAATCCTGAAGAGCCTTTTACTATTAAATCTCTAAGTAAAAAATCAGGTCTGTCTCCAAACAAACTTCAGGAAGGTTTTAAAATGATTCACGACAGAACGGTAAATGATTATATTACACACATGCGTGTTCTTAAAGCCGAAATCCTGATTAGAACTTCAGACTTGAATATTTCCGAAATTGTTTACTGCATTGGTTTTACAAGCAGAAGTTATTTTTCTAAAATCTTTAAGCAAAAATTCAACTGCAGCCCAAAGGAATATAAATTCAACCTGAATCCGATGGCAATTACGGCCTGA